The following coding sequences lie in one Geotoga petraea genomic window:
- the def gene encoding peptide deformylase translates to MEVRLIGDPVLRKKTKEIEKFDEELKLLIEKMFSEMYRLDGVGLAAPQVGMSYKFFVMDDGENKKTVINPKIKSFSEDQIIFEEGCLSIPEVFAEIERPKTITVEYYNESGEKIEEELTDYTARIFQHENDHLNGILFTDKLSVVAKQRIKKRLNELIKEGKKKGKELGVIEP, encoded by the coding sequence ATGGAAGTTAGGTTAATTGGTGACCCTGTGTTAAGGAAAAAAACTAAAGAAATCGAGAAATTCGATGAAGAATTAAAATTATTGATTGAAAAAATGTTTTCAGAAATGTATAGATTAGATGGAGTCGGGCTGGCTGCTCCACAAGTTGGAATGTCTTATAAATTTTTTGTTATGGATGATGGTGAAAATAAAAAAACTGTTATTAATCCAAAAATAAAATCTTTCAGTGAAGATCAAATCATATTTGAAGAAGGTTGTCTTAGCATACCTGAAGTTTTTGCAGAAATTGAAAGGCCAAAGACTATTACTGTTGAATACTATAACGAAAGTGGCGAAAAAATAGAAGAAGAATTAACAGACTATACTGCAAGAATATTCCAGCATGAAAATGACCACTTAAACGGCATTTTATTCACCGACAAACTCAGTGTAGTTGCCAAACAAAGAATTAAAAAAAGATTAAATGAATTAATAAAAGAAGGAAAGAAAAAAGGGAAAGAGCTTGGAGTAATCGAACCATGA
- a CDS encoding polysaccharide deacetylase family protein has translation MKKIILTMIALVFALMSFSEVYIFLYHRFDDERYPSTSTSTEEIKNHIKIVKEKGYKILDHQDFLSYVNGDKNYENAVLFTIDDGYKTTTKAHKLFKEENIPYLLFINTGNVGYPDYLTWEQIRQLDEFSGLTLGLHSHEHDNFLYMLEQNGKEYTLNFFEEDLIKSQKAFEDEMGYKSEIYAYPYGYYTYGMDDILKDNNFKYAFTQDMGPYIKEYGKYFIPREPLLLDWATESHLSYILNRKALLTKDRYPVEITLGEEFQISLTTNDNIRDTKLYISQEGLLDTVKDGNKIYSTNYFTSNQLLNRIAIFARDTESGKEKVRYWLLRNIGE, from the coding sequence ATGAAAAAAATTATACTTACTATGATTGCTTTAGTATTTGCACTAATGTCTTTTTCAGAAGTTTATATCTTTCTTTATCATAGATTTGATGATGAGAGATATCCCTCGACTAGTACATCTACTGAAGAAATTAAAAATCACATAAAAATAGTTAAAGAAAAAGGGTATAAAATATTAGATCACCAGGATTTTTTATCATATGTGAATGGAGATAAAAATTATGAAAATGCAGTGTTATTTACAATTGATGATGGATATAAAACAACCACAAAAGCACATAAGCTCTTTAAAGAAGAAAATATACCTTACCTTCTATTTATAAATACAGGTAATGTGGGATATCCTGATTATCTCACCTGGGAACAAATAAGGCAATTAGATGAGTTCAGTGGTTTAACTTTGGGATTACATTCTCATGAGCATGATAATTTTTTATATATGTTAGAACAAAATGGTAAAGAATATACTCTAAACTTTTTTGAAGAAGACCTAATAAAATCTCAAAAAGCCTTTGAAGACGAAATGGGGTATAAATCAGAAATATATGCTTATCCTTATGGGTATTATACTTATGGAATGGACGATATATTAAAAGATAACAACTTCAAATACGCTTTTACTCAGGATATGGGACCATATATCAAAGAATATGGAAAATATTTCATCCCAAGAGAACCTTTACTATTAGATTGGGCAACTGAATCACATCTAAGCTATATTTTGAATAGGAAAGCGTTGTTAACCAAAGACAGATACCCAGTTGAAATAACGTTAGGAGAAGAATTTCAAATATCTTTGACAACTAACGACAACATAAGAGACACAAAATTATACATTTCTCAAGAAGGACTTTTGGATACTGTCAAAGATGGTAATAAAATTTATTCTACTAATTATTTTACATCTAATCAATTGCTAAATAGAATTGCTATATTTGCCAGAGATACAGAATCTGGAAAAGAAAAAGTTAGATACTGGTTATTAAGAAATATTGGAGAGTGA
- a CDS encoding Mrp/NBP35 family ATP-binding protein has product MANVNNINVVIEKANDRMKEVKNTIVVMSGKGGVGKSTVAVNLAIALSLEGKKVGLLDVDLHGPDVARMLGGRGQYPTQVGDEVVPPEVNGVKVISMSQFLKEETSPVVWRGPLKTGTILQFIGDIDWGELDYLIIDSPPGTGDEPLTVFQNLKNITGSIVVTTPSVVSQDDVEKAINFLGMMKQKILGLVENMSYFVCPDSNKKHFIFGQGGAKKLAEKYDLNVLAEIPINQKVRENMDDGKPTAYFGDPEIVAPYINLARNIIDQYDK; this is encoded by the coding sequence ATGGCGAATGTTAATAACATAAATGTCGTTATAGAAAAAGCTAACGACAGGATGAAAGAAGTTAAAAATACTATAGTTGTTATGTCAGGTAAAGGGGGAGTTGGAAAATCAACTGTTGCAGTAAACTTAGCAATTGCACTTTCCTTAGAAGGTAAAAAAGTGGGATTATTAGATGTTGATTTACACGGCCCCGACGTAGCGAGAATGCTTGGGGGAAGAGGACAATACCCAACTCAAGTGGGAGATGAAGTAGTTCCCCCCGAAGTAAACGGAGTTAAAGTTATTTCTATGTCTCAGTTCTTGAAAGAAGAAACATCTCCTGTTGTTTGGAGAGGCCCTTTAAAAACAGGAACAATTCTTCAATTTATTGGAGATATTGATTGGGGAGAGCTTGATTATCTTATAATTGATTCACCGCCAGGAACGGGAGACGAACCTTTAACAGTTTTCCAAAATCTCAAAAATATAACTGGTTCAATAGTAGTTACAACTCCTTCTGTGGTTTCTCAAGATGATGTTGAAAAAGCCATTAACTTTTTAGGGATGATGAAACAAAAGATTTTGGGATTGGTTGAAAACATGTCATATTTTGTATGTCCTGATTCGAACAAAAAACATTTCATCTTTGGACAAGGTGGGGCGAAGAAATTGGCAGAAAAATACGATTTAAATGTTTTGGCTGAAATACCAATTAATCAGAAAGTTAGAGAAAATATGGATGATGGGAAGCCAACTGCATATTTTGGGGATCCAGAAATTGTAGCTCCATACATCAATTTAGCAAGAAATATTATTGATCAATACGACAAATAA
- a CDS encoding OsmC family protein — MKTEMEFKEISKKHFYTKTPTGHDVHTDANIEIGGTDSAPRPMELMLSGLAGCTGVDVSMILEKMKVEYEEFKIKIEADRREEQPRIYTDIKIVYMFKGKDLPMEKLERAVNLSQDKYCAASAIFKGTANVDYEIKIID; from the coding sequence ATGAAAACAGAAATGGAATTTAAGGAAATAAGTAAAAAACATTTTTACACAAAAACACCTACGGGGCACGATGTACACACAGACGCAAATATTGAAATAGGTGGTACAGATTCTGCCCCAAGACCTATGGAGTTAATGCTTTCTGGGTTGGCTGGATGTACTGGTGTGGATGTTTCTATGATTTTAGAAAAAATGAAAGTTGAGTATGAAGAGTTCAAAATAAAAATTGAAGCAGATAGAAGAGAAGAACAACCAAGAATATATACCGATATCAAGATAGTGTATATGTTTAAAGGTAAGGATTTACCTATGGAAAAATTGGAAAGAGCAGTTAATTTATCTCAAGATAAATACTGTGCTGCATCTGCGATTTTCAAAGGTACTGCTAACGTAGATTACGAAATAAAAATAATAGACTAA
- the priA gene encoding replication restart helicase PriA, translating into MYYYELIPFGGRLYNTYTFKSNNPLAVGQRVIVNLRNKLTSALVYKQSEEIPNVKIKEIEFILDEKPLIDANHIKFIEKTAEDLLIPISEIVKMMFPSTSNDLFRIRIVPLNPMVGFDKPIFLNDYFRKFKNKSEARKKLKNLIDSNLVELESYTKKQRTNKKSVYIGLNKNLDGVPNISKTADKLINYLRINGVVSLEEIYSKNIIKKSSSTIDTLFKHKVIVEKNLKNTKTISNTVDLTDEQEKAVENIKKFKDKPHLLYGVTGSGKTEVFFDIAQPLLERGKKVLILVPEISLTPQMFTRIKKRFASYKVITYHSNLKPKERLNNWYDLVNGEMDVLIGTRSSIWMPIKDLEMIIIDEQHDDSFYQDEQVIYDTMRVSEIRKEIEDLNLVFASATPRLNELIKAKNGDYYLQKLEKRYLTKMPDVEVIDMKKEKKVSWLFSKKTLVNIKEILDQQNKVIIFTPTRGHSNYVLCTDCGHVFKCDDCDVSLTYHKSEEKLECHYCGKDYQIPQKCEKCGGYNLQTRGYGTERVVNEMVKFFPSTEVLRVDRTVINSFDDLKKTFKRFYDKGPKIIVGTKMITKGLDISDLKLVVIMDSDRYSYFPDYRSYETTASLIMQVAGRAGRKGSGKVLIQTFNPEDEIFHAIKNHDYNLIAKKEFAKREKYGYPPFSNLILIMLKDKDKNKLEQKAQIIKNEFKNLNININGPIDPLIKKIKGEYRKQLIIKQKDISKKDLLTIQKKYDNDMKLFLNPPTTFL; encoded by the coding sequence TTGTATTATTATGAATTGATACCTTTTGGAGGAAGACTATACAATACTTATACATTTAAATCAAATAACCCTTTGGCTGTTGGTCAAAGGGTTATTGTGAATTTAAGAAATAAATTAACTTCTGCGCTGGTATACAAACAATCCGAAGAAATCCCCAATGTAAAAATTAAAGAAATAGAATTTATATTGGACGAGAAACCCTTGATTGATGCAAATCATATCAAATTTATAGAAAAAACTGCAGAAGATTTATTAATACCAATCTCTGAAATTGTAAAAATGATGTTCCCCTCTACATCAAATGATCTTTTTAGAATAAGAATAGTTCCATTGAATCCAATGGTGGGGTTTGACAAACCTATTTTTTTAAATGACTATTTCAGAAAATTCAAAAATAAATCTGAGGCGAGGAAAAAGTTAAAAAATCTTATTGATTCTAATTTAGTTGAATTAGAATCCTACACAAAAAAGCAAAGAACAAATAAAAAATCTGTGTATATTGGGTTGAATAAAAATCTTGATGGAGTACCCAATATTTCAAAAACTGCTGATAAATTGATAAACTATCTAAGAATAAATGGTGTAGTATCACTTGAAGAAATATATTCAAAAAATATAATCAAAAAAAGTTCTTCAACAATTGACACATTGTTTAAACACAAAGTTATAGTAGAAAAAAATTTGAAGAATACAAAAACCATTTCCAATACAGTTGATCTGACAGATGAACAAGAAAAAGCTGTTGAAAATATAAAGAAATTTAAAGACAAACCTCATCTTTTATACGGTGTAACAGGAAGTGGAAAAACTGAAGTATTTTTTGATATTGCTCAACCACTTTTGGAAAGAGGGAAAAAAGTTTTGATACTCGTACCAGAAATTTCTTTAACACCACAAATGTTTACAAGGATAAAAAAACGTTTTGCTTCTTATAAAGTAATCACATATCATTCAAATTTAAAGCCGAAAGAACGTCTAAATAATTGGTATGACCTTGTTAATGGAGAAATGGATGTTTTAATTGGTACAAGAAGTAGTATATGGATGCCCATAAAAGATTTAGAAATGATCATAATAGATGAACAGCATGATGATTCTTTTTACCAAGATGAACAGGTTATTTATGACACAATGCGAGTTTCTGAGATCAGAAAAGAAATTGAAGATTTGAATTTGGTTTTCGCCTCAGCAACTCCAAGGTTGAACGAGCTTATAAAAGCCAAAAATGGTGATTATTATTTACAGAAATTAGAAAAAAGATATCTAACTAAAATGCCAGATGTTGAAGTAATTGATATGAAAAAAGAGAAAAAAGTTAGCTGGTTATTTTCAAAAAAAACCTTGGTAAATATTAAAGAAATCCTTGACCAACAAAATAAGGTAATAATTTTCACGCCAACAAGAGGACATTCCAATTACGTTTTATGTACTGATTGTGGACATGTTTTTAAGTGTGACGATTGCGACGTTTCTCTAACATATCACAAAAGCGAAGAAAAACTTGAGTGCCATTATTGCGGGAAAGACTATCAAATTCCACAGAAATGTGAAAAATGCGGAGGATATAACCTTCAAACAAGGGGCTATGGAACCGAAAGAGTCGTCAACGAAATGGTTAAATTTTTTCCCTCTACAGAAGTTTTGAGGGTAGATAGAACAGTGATAAATTCATTTGATGATTTGAAAAAAACTTTTAAAAGGTTTTATGATAAAGGTCCTAAAATAATAGTAGGCACAAAAATGATCACCAAAGGATTGGATATCAGCGACCTTAAATTAGTAGTAATAATGGATTCAGATAGGTATTCCTATTTTCCCGACTATAGGTCTTATGAAACTACTGCTTCATTAATAATGCAAGTTGCAGGAAGAGCAGGAAGAAAAGGTTCTGGCAAAGTTTTGATTCAAACTTTTAACCCAGAAGATGAAATATTTCATGCCATCAAAAATCATGATTATAATTTAATAGCTAAAAAAGAGTTTGCAAAGAGAGAAAAATATGGGTACCCACCTTTTTCAAACTTAATATTGATAATGTTGAAAGATAAAGACAAAAATAAATTGGAGCAAAAAGCGCAAATAATAAAAAATGAGTTTAAAAATTTGAATATAAACATTAATGGTCCTATAGATCCACTTATAAAAAAGATAAAAGGGGAGTATAGGAAACAATTAATTATAAAACAAAAAGATATTTCAAAAAAAGATTTATTGACGATTCAAAAAAAATATGATAATGATATGAAGTTGTTTTTAAACCCTCCTACCACTTTTTTATAA
- a CDS encoding TatD family hydrolase, whose translation MRYIDTHSHTYLKRFNEDRKELYSEISEKLDYIIDIGIGKDSIDKILESVNKYEFIFGTVGFHPTETEDFDDDDISHMEEALKEEKIVAIGEIGLDFHWDTDRNKQFKALGMQMELAKKHNKPIVFHIRDAYDEAYDFIKKTGIPEAGGVVHCFSSNWEDAKKYLDLGLYLGFDGPLTYPKNDDLREALKNTPIDRILPETDSPFLPPVPFRGKRNDPLKVEYVYEEISRIKEVYDERIASQLKSNSNKLFKLDR comes from the coding sequence TTGAGATATATAGATACACACTCACATACTTATTTAAAACGTTTTAACGAGGACAGAAAAGAGCTTTATTCAGAAATATCTGAAAAGCTTGATTATATAATTGATATCGGGATAGGCAAAGATTCTATTGACAAGATTTTAGAAAGCGTTAATAAGTATGAATTTATTTTTGGAACAGTTGGTTTTCATCCAACAGAAACAGAAGATTTTGATGATGATGATATTTCTCATATGGAAGAGGCTCTAAAAGAAGAAAAAATAGTTGCGATTGGTGAGATAGGTCTTGATTTTCACTGGGATACTGATAGAAATAAGCAGTTTAAAGCACTTGGGATGCAGATGGAATTGGCAAAAAAACACAACAAACCCATAGTATTTCATATTAGAGATGCTTATGATGAAGCTTATGATTTTATTAAAAAAACAGGTATTCCTGAAGCTGGTGGGGTTGTTCACTGTTTTTCATCAAATTGGGAAGACGCAAAAAAATATTTAGACTTAGGCTTATATTTGGGGTTTGATGGTCCTTTAACTTATCCTAAAAATGATGATTTGAGAGAAGCATTGAAAAATACACCAATAGACAGGATATTGCCAGAAACAGATTCTCCGTTTCTTCCACCAGTTCCTTTTAGAGGGAAAAGAAATGATCCTTTAAAAGTTGAGTATGTTTATGAAGAAATTTCAAGAATTAAAGAGGTTTATGATGAAAGAATAGCTTCTCAGTTAAAAAGCAACTCAAATAAATTATTCAAGTTAGATAGATAA
- the surE gene encoding 5'/3'-nucleotidase SurE, translated as MKILISNDDGIMAPGISVLKNYLEKDHEVYIVAPDVERSATGHAITIRNPLWAKKVEINQEFFGYAVNGTPADCIKLGALAIYKDIDFDLVISGINRGANMGTDILYSGTVSAALEGAITGYPSIAVSSAEFNDPMFETAGQVIIDLLNKIDVKKIPEFTTLNVNVPNIPIDEIKGFKVTRQSTRRYEDYFDERTDPYGNSYYWMLGKIVEDDDTENSDYHYVNKNYVSITPLSVFLTNKEYLDKLIRVIEE; from the coding sequence ATGAAAATATTGATATCAAATGACGATGGTATAATGGCACCTGGAATAAGCGTTTTAAAAAATTATTTAGAAAAAGACCATGAAGTTTATATCGTTGCTCCAGATGTAGAAAGATCTGCGACGGGACACGCCATAACAATTAGAAACCCTCTATGGGCAAAAAAAGTGGAAATTAATCAAGAATTTTTTGGTTATGCTGTTAATGGTACACCAGCTGATTGTATTAAATTAGGGGCTTTGGCAATATATAAAGATATAGATTTTGATTTGGTTATTAGTGGCATAAACAGGGGCGCAAACATGGGGACTGATATCTTATATTCTGGAACAGTATCTGCTGCATTGGAAGGTGCTATTACTGGTTATCCTTCAATAGCAGTTTCATCTGCTGAATTTAACGATCCAATGTTTGAAACAGCAGGTCAAGTTATAATAGACTTGTTGAATAAAATAGATGTTAAGAAGATACCTGAATTCACTACTTTAAACGTAAATGTTCCGAATATCCCTATAGATGAAATAAAAGGTTTCAAAGTAACAAGGCAAAGCACCAGAAGATATGAAGACTATTTTGATGAAAGAACAGATCCGTATGGGAATTCTTATTATTGGATGCTTGGTAAAATTGTAGAAGATGACGATACGGAGAACTCAGACTATCACTATGTCAATAAAAATTATGTTTCAATAACTCCATTGTCTGTTTTCTTAACAAATAAAGAGTATTTAGATAAATTGATTAGAGTAATAGAGGAGTGA
- a CDS encoding alpha-amylase family glycosyl hydrolase, whose translation MKKLSFILLLFLMTLITFSTTVTFIFDAKEAEEVYLIGDFLENGKQKMDKSFTGLWRLKVNLEEGKYLYKYEIDGEEKINYSNTQIDFKNGEVYNYRIVKGMYFESVGDGIVKEAIHETSREYINPVKPGEIYLSLKVRNNDVEDVVLEGNFLSSKKQVINNDDMLEYRFHVLTDASLLKYRFRIIDGQEIIIGYNNTEAPFEFDFNNPKIAFFNVPDWAKGRVFYQIFTDRFRNGNKENDPIYTPNWYGDHTKDKLMFNHYGGDLDGVIQSEDYFKELGIQGIYFNPIFESISTHKYNTTDYLSIDHRFGTEKTFENLVDMLHSNNVKIILDGVFNHTGTEFFAMQENFEKQKESNYLDWYYIKQFPIEEKPTSYESWQGYASLPELNIDNPEVKAFFNRVIGKWMMKNIDGWRLDAADQVPKYFWNNYFYPNVKSINEETFVVGEYWKDSTEYFQAPSFDGVMNYLFKDAALLYVKNGQAKTFVDSTNRYLNKYPPQVVHSLWNLLGSHDTERIFTMLDEDVERMKMISALQMTFVGAPLIYYGDEIGMTGGNDPFDRKPFPWKKEMWNEEIFNHYKKMIELRKIRESLQIGDYKVLEAEDGLLIFERSTQKETTTVVINSKNSPIKTNILNGEFKDLYNDDIIEGVTEVPAKSFMILEKK comes from the coding sequence GTGAAGAAATTATCATTTATTTTATTATTGTTTTTAATGACTTTAATAACATTCTCAACAACTGTAACTTTTATTTTTGATGCAAAAGAAGCGGAAGAAGTATATTTAATAGGTGATTTTTTAGAAAATGGAAAACAAAAAATGGATAAATCTTTTACTGGATTATGGAGATTGAAAGTTAATTTAGAAGAAGGGAAATACTTATATAAATATGAAATAGATGGGGAGGAAAAAATCAATTATTCAAATACACAAATTGATTTTAAAAATGGCGAAGTTTATAATTATAGAATAGTAAAAGGAATGTATTTTGAATCAGTAGGAGATGGAATAGTTAAAGAAGCCATTCATGAAACAAGCAGAGAATATATTAATCCTGTAAAACCTGGCGAAATATATTTATCCCTTAAAGTTAGAAACAATGATGTTGAAGATGTTGTTTTAGAAGGGAATTTTTTATCGTCTAAAAAACAAGTTATAAATAATGATGATATGCTCGAATATAGATTTCATGTGTTAACAGATGCTTCCCTATTAAAGTATAGATTTAGAATTATTGACGGACAAGAAATTATAATTGGTTATAATAATACCGAAGCTCCATTTGAATTTGACTTTAATAATCCAAAAATAGCCTTCTTCAATGTACCTGATTGGGCAAAAGGTAGAGTATTTTATCAAATATTCACAGATAGGTTCAGGAATGGAAATAAGGAGAATGATCCGATTTACACCCCAAATTGGTATGGAGATCATACAAAAGACAAATTAATGTTTAACCATTATGGAGGAGATCTTGATGGAGTAATCCAATCAGAAGATTACTTCAAAGAATTAGGAATTCAGGGAATTTATTTCAACCCTATTTTTGAATCTATTTCTACCCATAAATACAACACTACTGATTATCTGTCTATAGATCATAGATTTGGTACAGAAAAGACATTTGAAAATTTAGTTGATATGCTTCATTCAAATAATGTGAAAATTATTTTAGATGGGGTATTTAATCATACAGGAACGGAATTTTTTGCCATGCAAGAAAATTTTGAAAAACAAAAAGAATCTAATTATCTTGATTGGTATTACATAAAACAGTTCCCAATTGAAGAAAAACCAACATCCTACGAATCTTGGCAAGGATATGCTTCTTTGCCAGAGTTAAATATAGATAATCCTGAAGTAAAAGCTTTTTTCAATAGAGTTATAGGAAAATGGATGATGAAGAATATAGATGGTTGGAGGCTTGACGCCGCTGATCAAGTTCCAAAATATTTTTGGAACAACTATTTTTATCCAAATGTAAAATCCATTAATGAAGAAACATTTGTTGTTGGGGAATATTGGAAAGATTCAACAGAATATTTCCAAGCACCCTCTTTTGATGGGGTTATGAATTATTTGTTTAAAGATGCAGCCTTATTATATGTAAAAAATGGTCAAGCTAAAACATTTGTAGATTCAACAAATCGTTACCTAAACAAATATCCTCCTCAGGTTGTTCATTCATTGTGGAATTTGTTAGGGAGTCATGATACAGAAAGAATATTTACTATGTTAGATGAAGACGTTGAAAGGATGAAGATGATTTCAGCTCTACAAATGACTTTTGTTGGGGCTCCTTTGATATATTACGGAGACGAAATTGGTATGACAGGTGGTAATGATCCTTTTGACAGAAAACCATTTCCATGGAAAAAAGAAATGTGGAATGAAGAAATATTTAACCACTATAAAAAGATGATCGAATTGAGAAAAATAAGAGAATCGCTTCAAATAGGTGATTACAAAGTTCTCGAAGCAGAAGATGGCTTACTGATTTTTGAAAGAAGCACACAAAAAGAAACAACAACAGTAGTAATAAATAGTAAAAACAGTCCTATTAAAACCAACATTTTGAATGGAGAATTTAAGGATTTATACAATGATGATATAATAGAAGGAGTAACAGAAGTTCCGGCAAAATCATTTATGATTTTAGAAAAAAAATAA
- the fmt gene encoding methionyl-tRNA formyltransferase: MKNPKDLKIIFMGTPEFAAKILEHLVTQNFNIAAVVSQPDKPFGRGKKLRPTPVKKIAAENKIQLFQPGKMKGIYDDLEFIDPDIIITVAFGKILREKVISMPKYGCWNLHTSLLPKYRGAAPMQRAIENGEDETGISIFKIVKELDAGPIALKKKIKIEQNDNLEKVYDKLLEISKKSLEDFINNFENIKLTEQDHSKATYANKISKDEMKLNFEDAEKTHNKIRAFDPFPGTFALHKGKKVKLFGSKIYKTKVEGTSGKIVGLKNSDLLIETKNGVLKISKIQFPGKKPMTGKDAFNGNLISENDILN; encoded by the coding sequence ATGAAAAATCCCAAAGATTTAAAAATAATTTTTATGGGTACTCCTGAATTCGCTGCAAAAATATTAGAACATCTTGTAACCCAAAATTTTAACATTGCTGCAGTAGTATCTCAACCAGACAAACCTTTTGGTAGAGGAAAAAAATTAAGACCAACACCAGTAAAAAAAATCGCTGCGGAAAATAAAATACAGTTGTTTCAACCAGGAAAAATGAAAGGGATATACGATGATTTAGAGTTCATAGATCCAGATATTATTATAACTGTTGCTTTTGGTAAAATTCTAAGAGAAAAGGTAATTTCGATGCCTAAATACGGTTGTTGGAATCTACATACTTCATTACTTCCTAAATATAGAGGCGCAGCACCTATGCAAAGGGCTATTGAAAATGGTGAAGATGAAACTGGCATATCAATTTTTAAAATTGTTAAAGAACTTGACGCAGGGCCTATAGCTTTAAAAAAGAAAATTAAGATTGAACAAAATGATAATTTAGAAAAAGTCTACGATAAATTGTTAGAAATATCAAAAAAGTCATTAGAAGATTTCATAAATAATTTTGAAAACATAAAGTTGACTGAACAAGATCATTCGAAAGCAACTTATGCAAATAAAATTTCAAAAGATGAAATGAAGCTAAATTTTGAAGATGCAGAAAAGACTCATAATAAGATAAGAGCTTTTGATCCTTTCCCTGGAACTTTTGCATTGCATAAAGGCAAAAAAGTGAAATTATTTGGAAGTAAAATTTATAAAACTAAAGTTGAAGGAACCTCAGGGAAAATAGTAGGTTTAAAAAATAGTGATCTTTTGATTGAAACTAAAAATGGTGTTTTGAAAATATCAAAAATTCAGTTCCCCGGCAAAAAACCTATGACTGGGAAAGATGCTTTCAATGGGAATTTAATATCTGAAAACGATATACTAAATTAA